The following is a genomic window from Caldicellulosiruptor danielii.
TTAATTAGCTTTCGCTTCCACATTCTCTTTCATTTTCCAAAAGAATATTTAAGCCATGCGCTAAGATTGGTAAAACTGCTTCAAGACACTCTTTTACTGCTTTTGGTGAGCCTGGAAGATTTATTATCAAACTGTTTTTGTATATTCCTGACACTGCACGGGAAAGATAGCTTTTCTTGTTTATCTTTCCCGTTTCATATCTTATAAGCTCTGAAATGCCTGGTGTTTGTTTTTCAACAATTTCAAGTGTTGCCTCAGGTGTCACGTCTCTTGTGTAAAATCCTGTTCCACCAGTTGTCAGAATAAGGTTTGCTCCACTTTTTTGTGCATAGACTATCGCTTCTTTTATCATTTCCTTTTCATCAGGTACAATCTTATAAAATACATTTGTGAAACCCTGGGCTGATAGTATATCAATTATTACTTTTGCGCTCAAATCCTCTCTTTCTCCTCTTGATGCTTTGTCTGAACATGTTATTACTGCGAATGTGAAGGGCATCTATTCATCTCCTTTCTGCAAAACTTGTGCCACAAATTTTTCGGTTAGCATTTCAAACTGAACAGGAATTTGTTATAATTATATAAGATATTTTCTTGTATTAAAAGAGGGAAAATTTAATGATTGAGCTTAAAGAAGTGCAACAGAAAAAACAACAAGAGGTCAAAAACTTTTGTAATTTGAACAATATACCTTTTGATGAAACTGCAATTTCTCACATTGTGCTGGATAGTAGCAACATAGTTGGAATTTCTCAGCTCAAGGTTGAAAATGGCATAGCTGAAATCTTGAGTATCTTTGTAAAGGAAGAATTTAGGGACATGGGATTTGGAGATGGACTTTTAAAAATGCAAATTAATTACTGTTATAGAAATTCAATAAGTTTTATTAAGGTAAAGAAGGGCCTCAATGACAACTTTTTTAAAAGAGTTGGTTTTGTAGAAAAAGGAGATTATCTTGTTTTAGATGTTCAGGCATTCTATGCCAGTCTTAAATGTCAGCAATAAAATTCGAAGAAAGAGGGTAAGGGATGCAGCTTGATTATGAATGGTTTAAAAAAAGATTTGGGAGTATGTAGGGATAAATCTTTCGTATTATAAAGAAAAACAAATGAAAAGAAGAATTGAATCGCTCATGAAAAAAAATGGGTTTGAAACTTTTGTAGATTATTACAATGCGTTGACAAAGGACCAGAAACTTTTCAACGAGTTTATAAATTATTTAACAATCAACGTCTCAGAGTTTTACAGAAACCCTCAACAATGGGAGATACTCGAAAAAGAAATTATGCCCTATATACTAAAGAGAACAAAAAGACCTAAGATATGGTCTGCTGCCTGTTCCACGGGTGAGGAGCCATATTCAATTGTGATGCTTTTAACAAAATTTTTCACTTTGAGCGAGATAAAAATTTTGGCAACCGATATTGACGATGATGCTATAAGAAAAGCCAAAGAAGGAGTATATATGAAAAAGAGCTTAGAAGGACTGCCTCAAGAATTTGTAAGAAGGTTTTTTAGAGAAAATGGAGAATTATATTACATAAGTGATGAGATAAAAAGGTGTGTTGAGTTCAAACACCATGACCTTTTAAAAGACCCATATCCTAAGGATATGGACCTG
Proteins encoded in this region:
- a CDS encoding MogA/MoaB family molybdenum cofactor biosynthesis protein yields the protein MPFTFAVITCSDKASRGEREDLSAKVIIDILSAQGFTNVFYKIVPDEKEMIKEAIVYAQKSGANLILTTGGTGFYTRDVTPEATLEIVEKQTPGISELIRYETGKINKKSYLSRAVSGIYKNSLIINLPGSPKAVKECLEAVLPILAHGLNILLENERECGSES
- a CDS encoding GNAT family N-acetyltransferase, whose product is MIELKEVQQKKQQEVKNFCNLNNIPFDETAISHIVLDSSNIVGISQLKVENGIAEILSIFVKEEFRDMGFGDGLLKMQINYCYRNSISFIKVKKGLNDNFFKRVGFVEKGDYLVLDVQAFYASLKCQQ